A DNA window from Trichomycterus rosablanca isolate fTriRos1 chromosome 11, fTriRos1.hap1, whole genome shotgun sequence contains the following coding sequences:
- the plcg2 gene encoding 1-phosphatidylinositol 4,5-bisphosphate phosphodiesterase gamma-2 isoform X2: protein MAGRQGDLTEYKKSQIKRYLESGIIMTVYRQKMERLSVQIIMETRQVAWTRVAGKTDGVLDISEIREVRAGKNSKDFERFKDNKDKHSENMCFTIFYGSQFVLNTLSLGADSVDDAEKWLQGLELLRQETLQASTPEIIESWLRKQMYSVDQTKKNSITLKEVKCLLNQINFKLPGGKYLKEKFTAVGEKKDVLHFEQFHKFYNELMFENQKSILDEFKNESCAFIMGKTDRTDSSAVLLNDFQRFLVYQQKEAWANNIIQVRELMTTFIDDNMRRTNDPEFTVGEFLTFLFSKENSIWDEKYSELSNLNMNNPVSHYWINSSHNTYLTGDQLRSESSTEAYVRCLRLGCRCIELDCWNGPDEAIIYHGWTRTTKIKFRDVVKAINDHAFVTSEYPVVLSIEEHCDVKQQKFMAQFFRDTFQDKLLYEPVELDAEQLPTPNQLKGKIIIKHKKLNIGESFDRKNLSRGEKQGELYIWDPIDERWYKHYCVVSKNKLYYAEENEQEDEIGKPACGVDLHQSESWFHGRLAEGRQSAERLLQEYCAESGGKDGTFLVRESDTYVTDCTLSFWRSGRVQHCRIRSASDMGHTVFFLTENLHFPSIYALIQHYRENPLRCNDFNLRLTDFVPRPNQHLQEGWFYSNLSRGEAEEYLLRIPRDGAFLIRQRDESDTYAITFRGEGMVRHCRIHNEGNLYVLGSSSEFESLVELVNYFRKTPLYRKTKLRYPVTPELMNRFYQVDTTAAIYATQYVEPNQIEPTLPPSTVKALYDYRAMRTDELSFCKGGLIHNVTKESSGWWKGDYGGKVQLYFPSNYVEEVANSASSELKDLTDDDNPLGDLCKGVVDISKCTVVRSAKHGKSVVVTLQHKEENTMPFDLATETTEELYEWYQVAWDITQREGNRVLEQKRQEEVETRDEVAKEMSDLVVYCQPRSKDKDRFDNYNYKEVRSFVENKVPSKNKTNDFLMYNRKALSRIYPKGQRVDSSNYDPFPLWICGCQMVALNFQTADKCTQLNSALFSLNGGSGFVLQPELMRSDSYDPQLDKKTVKFTLSVRVLGARHLPKPGRSIASPFVEIELCGQTDDSSKFKTTVCHDNGLNPVWLGPHRQDAETVTFTVYEPELSFLRFVVFEEDMFSDPNFLAQATFPVKGVRSGYRSVPLKNGYSENLELATLLVCVDIQQVEKAEEELYSSSSQLRKRQAELCNELFLYDTHSSIQHAAATSRHDDLMQEFRHNEKQLESNDEACKEKIQEKKINNSRFH from the exons ATGGCGGGTAGACAAGGAGACCTGACGGAGTACAAGAAGAGTCAGATAAAGCGCTacctggagagtggcatcataATGACTGTGTACAGACAGAAGATGGAGCGTCTCAGTGTACAGATTATTATGGAGACCAGACAGGTGGCATGGACACGCGTAGCTGGCAAGACAGACGGAGTGT TGGACATTTCTGAGATCCGAGAGGTACGAGCAGGAAAGAACTCCAAGGACTTCGAGAGATTTAAGGACAACAAGGACAAGCATTCTGAAAACATGTGTTTTACCATCTTCTACGGCTCTCAGTTCGTTCTTAACACTCTGAGCCTGGGGG cgGATTCAGTCGATGATGCCGAAAAATGGCTGCAGGGACTTGAGTTACTCAGACAAGAGACACTGCAGGCCTCTACACCAGAGATCATAGAGAG TTGGCTGCGGAAGCAGATGTACTCTGTTGATCAGACAAAGAAAAACAG CATCACTCTAAAGGAGGTCAAATGTTTGCTGAATCAGATCAACTTTAAATTACCAGGAGGAAAATATTTGAAGGAAAAATTTACG GCTGTTGGAGAAAAGAAGGATGTTCTTCACTTTGAGCAGTTTCACAAGTTCTACAATGAGCTTATGTTTGAAAACCAGAAATCA ATTCTGGATGAGTTTAAAAATGAATCCTGTGCCTTTATCATGGG taaaacagacagaacTGATTCTTCTGCAGTTCTGTTAAACGACTTCCAGCGATTCCTTGTTTATCAACAGAAA GAGGCCTGGGCTAACAACATAATCCAAGTACGAGAGCTGATGACCACTTTTATCGATGACAACATGAGAAGAACCAATGATCCAGAGTTTACAGTTGGGGAG TTTTTGACCTTTTTGTTTTCTAAAGAGAATTCAATTTGGGATGAGAAGTACTCAGAGTTGTCCAACCTGAACATGAACAACCCTGTTTCTCATTACTGGATCAACTCGTCTCACAACAC tTATTTGACTGGTGACCAGCTGCGCAGCGAGTCGTCTACAGAAGCGTATGTACGCTGTCTGAGACTGGGCTGCCGCTGCATTGAGC TGGACTGCTGGAATGGACCAGACGAGGCTATTATTTACCATGGATGGACCAGAACAACCAAGATTAAGTTTAGAGACGTGGTCAAGGCCATAAATGACCATGCCTTCGTAACATCAGA GTACCCAGTCGTGCTGTCCATAGAGGAACATTGTGATGTGAAGCAGCAGAAGTTTATGGCCCAGTTCTTCAGAGATACCTTCCAAGATAAACTGCTGTACGAACCTGTGGAACTGGATGCAGAACAGCTGCCCACACCCAATCAGCTCAAGGGCAAGATTATAATCAAG CATAAAAAGCTAAATATTGGTGAAAGCTTTGACAGGAAAAACCTCTCCAGAGGAGAAAAGCAGGGAGAGCTTTACATCTGGGACCCTATAGATGAG agaTGGTATAAGCACTACTGTGTGGTTTCCAAAAACAAATTGTACTATGCAGAGGAGAATGAGCAGGAAGATGAAATTGGAAAG CCTGCTTGCGGTGTAGACCTACACCAGTCGGAGTCCTGGTTTCACGGGCGTCTGGCAGAGGGCAGGCAAAGTGCTGAAAGGCTACTTCAGGAGTACTGCGCTGAGTCTGGGGGCAAAGATGGCACTTTTCTGGTGCGAGAGAGTGACACCTATGTTACTGACTGCACACTCTCATTCTG GCGCAGTGGGAGAGTCCAGCACTGCCGGATCCGCTCGGCCTCAGACATGGGTCACACCGTGTTCTTCCTGACAGAGAACCTTCACTTCCCCAGCATCTACGCTCTGATCCAGCACTACAGGGAAAACCCACTCCGCTGCAACGACTTCAATCTGCGCCTCACTGACTTCGTGCCCCGGCCCAACCAGCACCTTCAAGAAGG GTGGTTTTACAGTAACTTGAGTCGCGGTGAAGCAGAAGAATATCTGCTGAGGATTCCTCGAGATGGAGCTTTCCTTATTAGACAGAGAGATGAGTCTGACACTTACGCCATCACATTTAG AGGTGAAGGCATGGTCAGGCACTGTCGCATTCACAATGAGGGCAACCTGTATGTGTTGGGTTCTTCTTCTGAGTTTGAAAGTTTGGTGGAGCTGGTCAACTATTTCCGCAAGACTCCTCTGTACCGTAAGACCAAACTGCGCTATCCTGTCACACCAGAGCTAATGAATCGCTTTTATCAG GTGGACACAACAGCTGCAATTTATGCCACACAGTACGTGGAGCCCAATCAAATCGAACCGACTCTG CCTCCGAGCACAGTGAAAGCCCTGTACGATTACCGTGCTATGCGGACGGATGAGCTCAGCTTTTGCAAAGGTGGCCTGATCCACAATGTGACCAAAGAGAGCAGCGGATG GTGGAAAGGCGATTATGGTGGGAAAGTGCAGCTCTATTTCCCATCCAATTACGTCGAGGAAGTTGCTAACTCTGCTAGCTCTGAGCTGAAAGACCTG ACTGATGATGATAATCCGCTGGGTGACTTGTGTAAAGGTGTGGTGGACATTTCTAAGTGCACAGTTG TGCGTTCAGCTAAACACGGCAAGTCTGTGGTGGTGACGCTGCAGCATAAGGAAGAGAATACCATGCCATTTGATTTGGCTACAGAAACCACAGAGGAGTTATATGAGTGGTACCAGGTGGCTTGGGATATCACCCAGAGAGAGGGCAACCGCGTCTTAGAG CAAAAGCGGCAGGAAGAGGTGGAGACCAGAGACGAGGTGGCTAAAGAAATGTCAGACCTGGTGGTGTACTGCCAGCCACGCAGCAAAGACAAGGACAGATTTG ACAATTACAACTACAAAGAGGTCCGATCCTTCGTGGAGAATAAAGTTCCCAGCAAAAACAAAACGAACGACTTTCTGATGTACAATCGCAAGGCACTGAGTCGCATCTACCCCAAGGGCCAACGGGTGGATTCATCCAACTACGACCCTTTCCCCCTGTGGATCTGCGGCTGCCAAATGGTGGCGCTTAATTTCCAAACTGCTG ATAAGTGTACTCAGCTGAACAGTGCTCTCTTCAGTCTGAACGGGGGATCAGGGTTTGTGCTTCAGCCTGAGCTTATGCGCTCAGACAGCTATGATCCTCAGCTGGACAAGAAAACAGTCAAATTCACCCTGTCTGTCAGG GTGTTAGGTGCTAGACATCTACCTAAGCCAGGTCGCAGTATCGCCAGCCCTTTTGTGGAGATTGAGCTGTGTGGCCAGACTGATGACAGTTCCAAATTCAAGACCACCGTCTGTC ACGATAATGGACTTAACCCGGTGTGGCTCGGGCCTCACAGACAAGACGCAGAAACGGTCACCTTCACCGTGTATGAACCAGAGCTGAGCTTCCTGCGCTTTGTGGTGTTTGAAGAGGACATGTTCTCAGACCCCAATTTTCTTGCTCAGGCTACATTTCCAGTAAAAGGGGTTCGATCAG GATATCGGTCAGTTCCTCTGAAAAACGGCTACAGTGAGAACCTGGAGCTTGCTACTCTTCTGGTGTGTGTCGACATTCAGCAAGTAGAA AAAGCAGAAGAAGAGTTATACTCATCCTCTAGCCAGTTGCGAAAAAGGCAGGCAGAGCTGTGCAATGAGCTCTTCCTATACGACACACACTCCAGCATTCAGCACGCGGCAGCAACGAGCCGCCACGATGACCTCATGCAGGAGTTCAGACACAATGAGAAGCAGCTGGAGAGTAATGACGAAGCATGCAAAGAGAA GATACAGGAGAAGAAAATTAACAACAGCAGGTTCCACTAG
- the plcg2 gene encoding 1-phosphatidylinositol 4,5-bisphosphate phosphodiesterase gamma-2 isoform X1 — protein MAGRQGDLTEYKKSQIKRYLESGIIMTVYRQKMERLSVQIIMETRQVAWTRVAGKTDGVLDISEIREVRAGKNSKDFERFKDNKDKHSENMCFTIFYGSQFVLNTLSLGADSVDDAEKWLQGLELLRQETLQASTPEIIESWLRKQMYSVDQTKKNSITLKEVKCLLNQINFKLPGGKYLKEKFTAVGEKKDVLHFEQFHKFYNELMFENQKSEAWANNIIQVRELMTTFIDDNMRRTNDPEFTVGEFLTFLFSKENSIWDEKYSELSNLNMNNPVSHYWINSSHNTYLTGDQLRSESSTEAYVRCLRLGCRCIELDCWNGPDEAIIYHGWTRTTKIKFRDVVKAINDHAFVTSEYPVVLSIEEHCDVKQQKFMAQFFRDTFQDKLLYEPVELDAEQLPTPNQLKGKIIIKHKKLNIGESFDRKNLSRGEKQGELYIWDPIDERWYKHYCVVSKNKLYYAEENEQEDEIGKPACGVDLHQSESWFHGRLAEGRQSAERLLQEYCAESGGKDGTFLVRESDTYVTDCTLSFWRSGRVQHCRIRSASDMGHTVFFLTENLHFPSIYALIQHYRENPLRCNDFNLRLTDFVPRPNQHLQEGWFYSNLSRGEAEEYLLRIPRDGAFLIRQRDESDTYAITFRGEGMVRHCRIHNEGNLYVLGSSSEFESLVELVNYFRKTPLYRKTKLRYPVTPELMNRFYQVDTTAAIYATQYVEPNQIEPTLPPSTVKALYDYRAMRTDELSFCKGGLIHNVTKESSGWWKGDYGGKVQLYFPSNYVEEVANSASSELKDLTDDDNPLGDLCKGVVDISKCTVVRSAKHGKSVVVTLQHKEENTMPFDLATETTEELYEWYQVAWDITQREGNRVLEQKRQEEVETRDEVAKEMSDLVVYCQPRSKDKDRFDNYNYKEVRSFVENKVPSKNKTNDFLMYNRKALSRIYPKGQRVDSSNYDPFPLWICGCQMVALNFQTADKCTQLNSALFSLNGGSGFVLQPELMRSDSYDPQLDKKTVKFTLSVRVLGARHLPKPGRSIASPFVEIELCGQTDDSSKFKTTVCHDNGLNPVWLGPHRQDAETVTFTVYEPELSFLRFVVFEEDMFSDPNFLAQATFPVKGVRSGYRSVPLKNGYSENLELATLLVCVDIQQVEKAEEELYSSSSQLRKRQAELCNELFLYDTHSSIQHAAATSRHDDLMQEFRHNEKQLESNDEACKEKIQEKKINNSRFH, from the exons ATGGCGGGTAGACAAGGAGACCTGACGGAGTACAAGAAGAGTCAGATAAAGCGCTacctggagagtggcatcataATGACTGTGTACAGACAGAAGATGGAGCGTCTCAGTGTACAGATTATTATGGAGACCAGACAGGTGGCATGGACACGCGTAGCTGGCAAGACAGACGGAGTGT TGGACATTTCTGAGATCCGAGAGGTACGAGCAGGAAAGAACTCCAAGGACTTCGAGAGATTTAAGGACAACAAGGACAAGCATTCTGAAAACATGTGTTTTACCATCTTCTACGGCTCTCAGTTCGTTCTTAACACTCTGAGCCTGGGGG cgGATTCAGTCGATGATGCCGAAAAATGGCTGCAGGGACTTGAGTTACTCAGACAAGAGACACTGCAGGCCTCTACACCAGAGATCATAGAGAG TTGGCTGCGGAAGCAGATGTACTCTGTTGATCAGACAAAGAAAAACAG CATCACTCTAAAGGAGGTCAAATGTTTGCTGAATCAGATCAACTTTAAATTACCAGGAGGAAAATATTTGAAGGAAAAATTTACG GCTGTTGGAGAAAAGAAGGATGTTCTTCACTTTGAGCAGTTTCACAAGTTCTACAATGAGCTTATGTTTGAAAACCAGAAATCA GAGGCCTGGGCTAACAACATAATCCAAGTACGAGAGCTGATGACCACTTTTATCGATGACAACATGAGAAGAACCAATGATCCAGAGTTTACAGTTGGGGAG TTTTTGACCTTTTTGTTTTCTAAAGAGAATTCAATTTGGGATGAGAAGTACTCAGAGTTGTCCAACCTGAACATGAACAACCCTGTTTCTCATTACTGGATCAACTCGTCTCACAACAC tTATTTGACTGGTGACCAGCTGCGCAGCGAGTCGTCTACAGAAGCGTATGTACGCTGTCTGAGACTGGGCTGCCGCTGCATTGAGC TGGACTGCTGGAATGGACCAGACGAGGCTATTATTTACCATGGATGGACCAGAACAACCAAGATTAAGTTTAGAGACGTGGTCAAGGCCATAAATGACCATGCCTTCGTAACATCAGA GTACCCAGTCGTGCTGTCCATAGAGGAACATTGTGATGTGAAGCAGCAGAAGTTTATGGCCCAGTTCTTCAGAGATACCTTCCAAGATAAACTGCTGTACGAACCTGTGGAACTGGATGCAGAACAGCTGCCCACACCCAATCAGCTCAAGGGCAAGATTATAATCAAG CATAAAAAGCTAAATATTGGTGAAAGCTTTGACAGGAAAAACCTCTCCAGAGGAGAAAAGCAGGGAGAGCTTTACATCTGGGACCCTATAGATGAG agaTGGTATAAGCACTACTGTGTGGTTTCCAAAAACAAATTGTACTATGCAGAGGAGAATGAGCAGGAAGATGAAATTGGAAAG CCTGCTTGCGGTGTAGACCTACACCAGTCGGAGTCCTGGTTTCACGGGCGTCTGGCAGAGGGCAGGCAAAGTGCTGAAAGGCTACTTCAGGAGTACTGCGCTGAGTCTGGGGGCAAAGATGGCACTTTTCTGGTGCGAGAGAGTGACACCTATGTTACTGACTGCACACTCTCATTCTG GCGCAGTGGGAGAGTCCAGCACTGCCGGATCCGCTCGGCCTCAGACATGGGTCACACCGTGTTCTTCCTGACAGAGAACCTTCACTTCCCCAGCATCTACGCTCTGATCCAGCACTACAGGGAAAACCCACTCCGCTGCAACGACTTCAATCTGCGCCTCACTGACTTCGTGCCCCGGCCCAACCAGCACCTTCAAGAAGG GTGGTTTTACAGTAACTTGAGTCGCGGTGAAGCAGAAGAATATCTGCTGAGGATTCCTCGAGATGGAGCTTTCCTTATTAGACAGAGAGATGAGTCTGACACTTACGCCATCACATTTAG AGGTGAAGGCATGGTCAGGCACTGTCGCATTCACAATGAGGGCAACCTGTATGTGTTGGGTTCTTCTTCTGAGTTTGAAAGTTTGGTGGAGCTGGTCAACTATTTCCGCAAGACTCCTCTGTACCGTAAGACCAAACTGCGCTATCCTGTCACACCAGAGCTAATGAATCGCTTTTATCAG GTGGACACAACAGCTGCAATTTATGCCACACAGTACGTGGAGCCCAATCAAATCGAACCGACTCTG CCTCCGAGCACAGTGAAAGCCCTGTACGATTACCGTGCTATGCGGACGGATGAGCTCAGCTTTTGCAAAGGTGGCCTGATCCACAATGTGACCAAAGAGAGCAGCGGATG GTGGAAAGGCGATTATGGTGGGAAAGTGCAGCTCTATTTCCCATCCAATTACGTCGAGGAAGTTGCTAACTCTGCTAGCTCTGAGCTGAAAGACCTG ACTGATGATGATAATCCGCTGGGTGACTTGTGTAAAGGTGTGGTGGACATTTCTAAGTGCACAGTTG TGCGTTCAGCTAAACACGGCAAGTCTGTGGTGGTGACGCTGCAGCATAAGGAAGAGAATACCATGCCATTTGATTTGGCTACAGAAACCACAGAGGAGTTATATGAGTGGTACCAGGTGGCTTGGGATATCACCCAGAGAGAGGGCAACCGCGTCTTAGAG CAAAAGCGGCAGGAAGAGGTGGAGACCAGAGACGAGGTGGCTAAAGAAATGTCAGACCTGGTGGTGTACTGCCAGCCACGCAGCAAAGACAAGGACAGATTTG ACAATTACAACTACAAAGAGGTCCGATCCTTCGTGGAGAATAAAGTTCCCAGCAAAAACAAAACGAACGACTTTCTGATGTACAATCGCAAGGCACTGAGTCGCATCTACCCCAAGGGCCAACGGGTGGATTCATCCAACTACGACCCTTTCCCCCTGTGGATCTGCGGCTGCCAAATGGTGGCGCTTAATTTCCAAACTGCTG ATAAGTGTACTCAGCTGAACAGTGCTCTCTTCAGTCTGAACGGGGGATCAGGGTTTGTGCTTCAGCCTGAGCTTATGCGCTCAGACAGCTATGATCCTCAGCTGGACAAGAAAACAGTCAAATTCACCCTGTCTGTCAGG GTGTTAGGTGCTAGACATCTACCTAAGCCAGGTCGCAGTATCGCCAGCCCTTTTGTGGAGATTGAGCTGTGTGGCCAGACTGATGACAGTTCCAAATTCAAGACCACCGTCTGTC ACGATAATGGACTTAACCCGGTGTGGCTCGGGCCTCACAGACAAGACGCAGAAACGGTCACCTTCACCGTGTATGAACCAGAGCTGAGCTTCCTGCGCTTTGTGGTGTTTGAAGAGGACATGTTCTCAGACCCCAATTTTCTTGCTCAGGCTACATTTCCAGTAAAAGGGGTTCGATCAG GATATCGGTCAGTTCCTCTGAAAAACGGCTACAGTGAGAACCTGGAGCTTGCTACTCTTCTGGTGTGTGTCGACATTCAGCAAGTAGAA AAAGCAGAAGAAGAGTTATACTCATCCTCTAGCCAGTTGCGAAAAAGGCAGGCAGAGCTGTGCAATGAGCTCTTCCTATACGACACACACTCCAGCATTCAGCACGCGGCAGCAACGAGCCGCCACGATGACCTCATGCAGGAGTTCAGACACAATGAGAAGCAGCTGGAGAGTAATGACGAAGCATGCAAAGAGAA GATACAGGAGAAGAAAATTAACAACAGCAGGTTCCACTAG